A single genomic interval of Lathyrus oleraceus cultivar Zhongwan6 chromosome 7, CAAS_Psat_ZW6_1.0, whole genome shotgun sequence harbors:
- the LOC127103893 gene encoding ribonuclease H2 subunit A yields the protein WHMLLTEVYIDTVGDPGKYEAKMSKNFPSIKFVVAKKADSLYPVVSGASIAAKVTRDRAVRDWVLDETADNIHMNFGSGYPADPATKSWLENHKHSIFGFPILVRFSWGTCNTYFKSGAEVLWKKMQEENAVRNGKRHYPTVKWNTQDFLGVVRTLSWTS from the exons TGGCATATGCTTTTAACCGAG GTTTATATTGATACGGTCGGAGATCCAGGGAAATATGAGGCAAAAATGTCTAAAAATTTCCCATCTATCAAATTTGTGGTTGCTAAGAAAGCTGATAGTCTTTATCCTGTTGTCAGTGGTGCAAGTATAGCTGCAAAG GTTACGAGGGACCGAGCTGTAAGAGATTGGGTGCTCGATGAGACTGCTGATAATATACACATGAACTTTGGTTCTGGATATCCTGCAG ATCCCGCAACCAAGTCTTGGCTAGAAAATCACAAACATTCTATCTTCGGTTTTCCAATATTGGTTCGGTTTAGTTGGGGAACTTGCAACACTTATTTTAAAAGTGGTGCTGAAGTTTTATG GAAGAAAATGCAGGAAGAAAATGCGGTGAGAAATGGCAAAAGACATTATCCCACAGTAAAATGGAACACTCAAGACTTTCTAGGAGTCGTTAGAACATTATCTTGGACGTCATAG